One genomic region from Bacteroidota bacterium encodes:
- a CDS encoding glycosyltransferase family 2 protein: MLLIILRILEKLLIIYFSAYFIIDLALYAYSLLIFRKKRKKEKTEYDYASHSISIIVPAYNEAVSIVDCIKMLLEVDYLDFEILIINDGSKDQTLVEMQNAFIFQKQNKTVKELLITKKIKDVYLSNPNLILIDKENGGKADSINAGINYASKKYICTIDADSILDSQALKAVIEPFLIDPRNFVSGGQIAASNDVIIKHNRVVSSKMPRNIWVLWQIVEYIKSFMISRIGLSKINSLLIMSGAFSIYRKSDLEKVGGFLTAHNTHPYIQKSIGLGHKTVCEDMEIVVRLWRWFRENKQKAKTSFLPQPICWTEMPDNGLNLYKQRSRWHMGLAESLKIHRKIAFEPRYKSTGLLAYPYYLFFELLSPVIKIFALLFIFLGAYMGTLNLAWVLLLIASITLTTAVIMSSITAIIEKWSQNKITANRDALRYKTFWNWLWLLIIGIIGDFTYAFFRTFAQFAGLIKFFQKKSDWNKFERKGIKTE; encoded by the coding sequence TTGCTACTGATTATATTGCGCATCCTTGAAAAATTGTTGATTATTTATTTTTCAGCTTATTTTATAATTGATCTGGCCCTATATGCCTATTCCTTACTCATTTTCAGAAAAAAACGAAAAAAGGAAAAAACTGAATATGACTATGCTTCTCATTCTATTTCCATCATTGTTCCAGCCTATAACGAGGCTGTCTCCATAGTCGATTGCATCAAAATGCTCTTGGAGGTCGATTATTTAGATTTTGAGATACTCATTATCAATGATGGATCTAAGGATCAAACACTTGTTGAAATGCAGAATGCTTTCATTTTTCAAAAACAAAATAAAACAGTAAAGGAACTACTAATAACAAAAAAAATCAAAGATGTTTATTTGAGCAATCCCAACTTGATACTTATTGACAAAGAAAATGGTGGCAAAGCGGATAGCATTAATGCGGGAATTAATTATGCTTCTAAAAAGTACATTTGCACCATTGATGCAGATTCGATTTTAGACTCTCAGGCATTGAAAGCAGTTATTGAGCCTTTTCTTATCGATCCAAGAAATTTTGTTTCAGGCGGTCAAATTGCTGCTTCAAATGATGTAATAATAAAACACAATCGGGTAGTAAGTTCTAAAATGCCCCGAAACATATGGGTTTTATGGCAAATCGTTGAATACATAAAGTCTTTTATGATTTCCCGAATAGGCCTTAGTAAAATTAATTCGCTGCTTATTATGTCGGGCGCCTTTTCCATTTATAGAAAGTCTGACCTTGAAAAAGTCGGTGGTTTTTTAACTGCACATAACACACACCCTTATATTCAAAAAAGTATTGGACTGGGTCATAAAACCGTTTGTGAAGACATGGAAATAGTTGTCCGATTATGGCGCTGGTTCAGAGAAAATAAACAAAAAGCGAAAACAAGTTTTCTTCCGCAACCTATATGCTGGACCGAAATGCCTGACAATGGACTTAATCTTTACAAACAAAGATCACGTTGGCATATGGGATTGGCTGAATCACTCAAAATACATCGCAAAATTGCATTTGAACCCCGCTACAAAAGCACTGGCTTGCTCGCTTACCCATATTATTTGTTTTTCGAATTGTTATCACCTGTTATCAAAATATTTGCTTTATTATTCATTTTTTTAGGTGCTTATATGGGAACTTTGAATCTGGCTTGGGTTTTACTTTTAATCGCTAGTATAACCCTTACTACAGCAGTTATTATGAGTTCCATCACAGCCATTATTGAAAAGTGGAGTCAAAATAAAATTACTGCGAATAGAGATGCTTTGCGCTACAAAACATTTTGGAACTGGCTTTGGCTATTAATTATTGGCATTATTGGCGATTTCACCTATGCCTTTTTCAGAACTTTTGCACAGTTTGCTGGTCTGATAAAATTTTTTCAAAAGAAAAGCGATTGGAATAAATTTGAACGGAAAGGAATTAAAACTGAATAA
- a CDS encoding tetratricopeptide repeat protein: MKKLILLLILFSSFTGFAQQKDIELFRKTAYEAKLEKDYEKAILNYKEVIRLSPEDYDAKLALARLYFQQQQLNSSFYYYDLIYSDDKNDVEALIGFGKIYFEQGKSDQAAFHFKRAVSLLPRYVPTYFDLAKLYQAKGDFDSARFYFTEIINIDPTYAEAWGGIGKLYYWTEKPYSAITYYKKAIALDPENKLWQKDLKNIEKTIAWRAAATFLFVNEKEESYNIDAYIQKYGLSKRISNHFDISLNTLFDRSIRDYSFDSLDAKRWYDNSWAKINFILPNNRFSAHLGYSKSDSRLSTYGLNWTSYFKISKFKFRNSLSGGYDYYYYWNQVGKNAVSNNFSVSYKKINLNLGFLYGAVIDNYVADYYQNIYDTIANPHISYSVSLKYELFSKPKTFIGLRHSFYDFQYQSPRYYSPNERYLNGLFISSYYELGKFYFFGDFSYNLGKETFYEEAINGQFQGPIVRYDEFFNENLNNWSGNIDIGYSHKNTSFSIGAGHFYNPYYENTTAYLALKSLF; the protein is encoded by the coding sequence ATGAAGAAACTTATCCTACTGCTAATTTTATTTTCAAGCTTTACCGGCTTTGCTCAACAAAAAGATATTGAGTTATTCCGAAAAACAGCTTATGAGGCAAAACTAGAGAAGGACTACGAGAAAGCTATTTTAAACTATAAAGAGGTCATCCGCTTATCACCAGAGGATTATGATGCCAAATTGGCCTTAGCACGTTTATATTTTCAGCAGCAACAACTCAATAGCTCGTTTTACTATTATGATTTGATTTATAGTGATGATAAAAATGATGTGGAAGCACTGATTGGTTTTGGAAAAATTTATTTCGAGCAAGGAAAATCAGATCAGGCAGCTTTTCATTTCAAAAGAGCAGTCAGCCTCCTGCCAAGATATGTTCCAACCTATTTCGATTTGGCAAAACTATATCAAGCTAAGGGAGATTTTGATTCTGCCCGATTTTACTTTACAGAAATTATCAATATAGACCCTACCTATGCCGAAGCATGGGGTGGAATTGGTAAGCTGTATTATTGGACTGAAAAACCCTATTCGGCAATTACTTATTACAAAAAAGCAATTGCGCTTGATCCGGAAAATAAGCTGTGGCAAAAGGATTTGAAAAACATAGAAAAAACTATTGCATGGCGTGCTGCAGCCACTTTTCTATTTGTGAATGAGAAGGAAGAATCCTACAACATTGATGCATATATTCAAAAATATGGTTTATCAAAAAGAATAAGTAACCACTTCGATATATCGCTGAATACACTTTTCGATCGATCAATTAGAGATTATTCATTCGATAGTCTGGATGCAAAAAGATGGTACGACAATAGCTGGGCGAAAATCAATTTCATCCTTCCAAACAATCGTTTCAGTGCCCATTTAGGTTATAGCAAAAGTGATAGCAGGTTATCAACTTATGGTTTAAACTGGACCAGCTATTTTAAAATCTCAAAATTCAAATTCAGAAACAGCTTATCAGGTGGATATGATTATTATTACTATTGGAATCAGGTTGGTAAAAATGCAGTTTCCAATAATTTTAGTGTTAGCTACAAGAAAATTAACCTCAACTTAGGCTTCCTTTATGGCGCTGTGATAGATAATTATGTGGCAGATTATTATCAGAACATTTATGATACCATTGCCAATCCTCATATTTCTTATTCGGTATCGCTGAAATACGAGCTTTTTTCTAAGCCAAAAACATTTATTGGCTTAAGGCATTCGTTTTATGATTTCCAGTACCAATCGCCACGCTATTATTCACCTAACGAGCGCTATCTAAATGGCTTGTTTATTTCTTCTTATTATGAGCTTGGTAAGTTTTACTTCTTTGGTGACTTCAGTTATAATTTGGGAAAAGAAACTTTTTATGAGGAAGCAATTAACGGACAATTTCAGGGTCCAATTGTACGTTATGATGAGTTTTTTAATGAAAATCTAAATAATTGGTCTGGCAACATTGATATTGGATACAGTCATAAAAACACCAGTTTTTCAATAGGAGCAGGACATTTCTATAATCCCTATTATGAAAATACAACAGCCTATTTGGCTCTAAAATCATTATTTTAA
- a CDS encoding PKD domain-containing protein, translating to MKKFLFACTLLFSMILLISSCDTTDVNPNPDTPSTMPTIDSLTASKLIIEFGGLDPTVISAFAQGGNLTYNWEVDFGDIIPQNAEATVVSFAGSPCCVGEKEIKCTVSNDKGSVSQIITITILE from the coding sequence ATGAAGAAATTCTTATTTGCTTGCACGCTTTTATTTTCAATGATTTTACTCATTTCTTCTTGTGATACAACTGATGTCAATCCTAATCCCGATACACCAAGCACTATGCCTACTATTGATAGCTTAACAGCTTCAAAATTAATTATTGAATTTGGAGGGCTGGATCCAACCGTTATAAGTGCATTTGCACAAGGAGGCAACCTGACTTATAATTGGGAAGTTGATTTTGGAGACATTATTCCGCAAAATGCAGAAGCCACTGTTGTTTCTTTTGCCGGATCGCCCTGTTGTGTTGGTGAAAAAGAAATTAAATGCACCGTTAGTAACGACAAAGGAAGTGTCAGCCAGATAATTACCATAACAATTCTTGAATAA